The following proteins are co-located in the Mobula hypostoma chromosome 4, sMobHyp1.1, whole genome shotgun sequence genome:
- the sgpp2 gene encoding sphingosine-1-phosphate phosphatase 2 isoform X3 translates to MYLGQASKDIIKWPRPSSPPVIKLETRVDAEYGMPSTHAMAATAISFTFLIATMYRYKYSFVLGLMASTALSTLVSLSRLYTGMHTVLDVICGILLTAVLMGLTYPFWNILDNLQLTSPLTPVIAVVMPFLMSYNYPELDHYSPTRGDTTIILAVASGCTIGFWMNYQYGQTYEPTGSLPFEIPSITLEVALISSARFLIGIVVLVATRLIVKTLSLKVLYAWFDVTEYNLEARKRLEIEVPYKFATYSSIGFIATVIVPLLYQLLKLL, encoded by the exons ATGTATTTGGGACAGGCCTCCAAAGATATCATCAAATGGCCACGTCCATCATCCCCACCCGTTATAAAGTTGGAAACCAGAGTTGATGCAGAGTATGGTATGCCATCAACCCATGCTATGGCAGCCACTGCTATTTCCTTTACATTCCTAATTGCTACCATGTACAGATACAAG TATTCATTTGTATTAGGACTAATGGCTTCTACAGCACTCTCGACCCTGGTCTCACTGAGCAGGCTCTACACAGGAATGCACACTGTGCTG GATGTGATCTGTGGAATCCTTCTTACTGCAGTACTTATGGGCCTGACATACCCTTTCTGGAACATTCTCGATAATCTACAGTTAACCAGTCCCCTAACTCCAGTCATTGCAGTAGTTATGCCCTTTCTCATGAGTTATAACTATCCAGAATTAGATCATTACAGCCCAACCAGGGGAGACACCACCATAATCCTAGCTGTGGCATCAGGGTGCACCATTGGCTTTTGGATGAACTACCAATATGGTCAAACATATGAGCCCACAGGATCTCTCCCATTTGAAATACCTTCTATAACACTCGAGGTTGCGTTGATATCCAGTGCACGCTTTCTCATTGGAATTGTTGTTCTCGTTGCCACTCGCTTAATTGTCAAAACTCTTTCCCTCAAAGTACTATATGCTTGGTTTGATGTTACGGAATATAATCTGGAAGCCAGGAAGAGACTAGAGATTGAAGTGCCCTATAAATTTGCAACATATTCATCCATTGGTTTCATTGCAACAGTAATCGTACCATTGCTGTATCAATTACTCAAACTATTGTGA